Below is a window of Candidatus Binataceae bacterium DNA.
GAACACGCCACGCCGAAGTCCTGCAGGAGCGAAGCCCAAGTTCTGTTCTCTCGCATCAAGAAAATTTACTCTGCCCAAATAAGGCAAGTTACTTGACTAGATGGCCGATGTATCTGGATAATTCTGCTTCAGACAAACCTGGGCGGCGCGCCGCATCCGAGCAGGCGTCGACAACTATCTCGATACGACCTCAGGCGATTTCTCAAGGTTGATGATCATGAATTTGAATTTGACAGTAGATAGACACACTCCGACCGCTTTGGCGTCGCTCGAGATCGATCCGTTTGACACGCTGTTCTTGTCGGACCCCTACGCGTTCGACGGCAAGCTCCGCGACGCAGGTCCCGTGGTGTGGCTGGAAATCTGCGGTGTCTACGGGATGGCCCGGTATTCGGAAGTGAGCGAAGCTCTAAAGGACTGGGAGACCTTCCGCTCGGCTCGGGGCGTCGGACTCACCGACTTTGCCAAGGAAGAAAATTGGAGACCGCCATCGTTACTGCTTGAGGCGGATCCGCCACTCCACAGCCGCACGCGCTCTCTGATGAACAAAATCGTCTCATTGTTGGCAGTGCGGAACTTGCGGTCGACATGGCAGGCCAAAGCTGAAGAGCTTGTCGACCGGCTCGTGAAGCGGCGCTACATCGACGCTGTCACGGACTTGGCCGAGGTGTATCCGCTGCTGGTGATTCCCGACACTATCGGATTGCCCGATAAGAGACGCGAGCTGTTGCTTACCTATGGAGCGGTTAACTTCAACGCATTTGGTCCCAGGAACGCGCTTTTCCAAGACTCCCTCGCAGCGGCGTCTCCAGAGGCTATCGATTGGGTTGCGGCCGGGTGCCGGCGGGAGAACCTCAAGTCTGATGGTTGGGGAATGGCCGTCCACGAAGCGTCGGATCGAGGTGAATGCACGGCCGAAGAGGCCGAACGGCTGATACGTTCGTTTCTTTCTGCCGGACTGGACACCACAGTGAACGGCATTGGCAACATGATCTTCGCCTTGGCTAAACATCCGCAGCAGTGGCAGCTCCTGCGTGAAGATCCGAAACTGCTCCGAAAAGCATTCGAGGAGTCGCTGCGCTGGGACTCGACCGTTCAGACCTTTTTTCGGACGACAAGCCGAGATGTCGAGATCGGAGGGACCACCATTCCCGAAGGGTCCAAGGTGCTTTTGTTCCTCGCGGCGGCCAATCGGGACCCGCGCCACTGGGGAGAAGATGCGGAACAGTTCAACATCCGACGCGCAGTCAGCGGTCATGTCGGATTCGGCTTCGGAATTCATCAATGCCTCGGTCAGATGGTAGCCAGACAAGAAGCCGAGCTGATTCTTGAGGCGCTGATCTCAAGAGTTGCGGAAGTCCGGCTTACTGGCGAGCCCAAGCGCCGCCTGAACAACACCCTTCATGCCTTGGCCCAGCTGCCGGTAGAGCTGACGCCCGCCACCTAACGAAGTGAATTAACCTGTTAAACTGTGGAAGGAAAAACCCTCTCCAATCTAGACCTAGTCGAGACCCGAATGGTTCATCCAGCGAAGCGCACACGAGCAACCAATAGCCCCACCAGGATCCGCACTACCGAATCTCTGTTCGCAAACACTTCGGCTGAATGGCGGCACACCAACGTCGGTCGCCTGCTAAACAATGCCGTTCGCCGGTTCGAAACACGAGTGTTCGAGCTGCTCGCGGAGGCGGGACACACTGAGGCCCGCCTGAGTCACCTGAACTTGACTCGCAATCTGGACGCTGGCGGGACGCGAATGATTGATCTCGCCCGCCGCGCCGGCGTGACCAAGCAAGCTATCGCTGAGCTGATCGTGCAGTGCGAGGAACTCGGCTTGGTCACGCGCGTTTCGGACCCTACGGATGGTCGCGCCAAGCTCGTGAAATTCACCGAGCGAGGCCTCGAGTGGCTTGCGGCATTTGGAACCGCACTGAAGCAGGCTGAACACGAAATGCAACAAGAACTAGGCATTCTGCGCGTAGACGGTTTGAAGACCGCCCTCAAAGCATATGCCGATGCCTTCGATCCGCTGGATCGCAACGGAACGCGACGAAAACAAACCGTTGCGGACGACTAAAAGACGGGTCGCTTCCGTAGCGTAACAACGCGATGACCAATCTCACAGAAAACCGTCGGATCCGCGAGTAGGTCATTCCCCCGATCTGAAGGGTCTTTAACTTTCCTGCGAGCTGGCGGCTGCCCAAGACATCCATCGACATCCGAGTAGCGTCGAGCGGGCAAGACACACGACGAACCACCGTGTCAGGCCGCGACGGCCCTTGGCAGGTAGATGGCCTTGGTCTCCAGGAAGGCCTCGAGACCTTCAGGACCTGCCTCCCGGCCGAGGCCCGACTGCTTGAAACCGCCGAATGGCACACCAGGATCGAGCTGCAAACGGTTCACGGAGATATTGCCGGTGCGCACCCTGCGGGCGATTCGCTCTCCGCGGTCCAGATCCGTTGTGAACACAGTCCCCGATAGACCATAGATGCTGTCATTGGCGATCCTGACCGCATCTTCTTCGTCGCGATAGCGAATGAACGACACCACCGGGCCGAAAATCTCCTC
It encodes the following:
- a CDS encoding cytochrome P450, with translation MNLNLTVDRHTPTALASLEIDPFDTLFLSDPYAFDGKLRDAGPVVWLEICGVYGMARYSEVSEALKDWETFRSARGVGLTDFAKEENWRPPSLLLEADPPLHSRTRSLMNKIVSLLAVRNLRSTWQAKAEELVDRLVKRRYIDAVTDLAEVYPLLVIPDTIGLPDKRRELLLTYGAVNFNAFGPRNALFQDSLAAASPEAIDWVAAGCRRENLKSDGWGMAVHEASDRGECTAEEAERLIRSFLSAGLDTTVNGIGNMIFALAKHPQQWQLLREDPKLLRKAFEESLRWDSTVQTFFRTTSRDVEIGGTTIPEGSKVLLFLAAANRDPRHWGEDAEQFNIRRAVSGHVGFGFGIHQCLGQMVARQEAELILEALISRVAEVRLTGEPKRRLNNTLHALAQLPVELTPAT
- a CDS encoding MarR family transcriptional regulator; translation: MVHPAKRTRATNSPTRIRTTESLFANTSAEWRHTNVGRLLNNAVRRFETRVFELLAEAGHTEARLSHLNLTRNLDAGGTRMIDLARRAGVTKQAIAELIVQCEELGLVTRVSDPTDGRAKLVKFTERGLEWLAAFGTALKQAEHEMQQELGILRVDGLKTALKAYADAFDPLDRNGTRRKQTVADD